The sequence GGTGAAACCATAACTAAATCATTTTTGCTAAGGTGATCAGCTTTCGTGGGGTCCTTTCTCTGCACTCTGTCCAATGATAAAGCCCACTGGTTTATGCCTCCTGGAAAACAGTTATTTCAAAACAGtataagtagggcttccctggtggcgcagtggttgagagtctgcctgccgatgcaggggacacaggttcgtgccccggtccgggaagatcccacatgccgcggagcagctgggccagtgagccatggccactgagcctgcactccacaacgggagaggccacagcagtgagaggctcgtgtaccaaaaaaaaaaaaaaaaaaaaaaaaacaccagaataAGTGAAGCATTGATGAAACAGCCATGAGGAACATGTTTCCACATGGCCTCGCACCTCCTTTTCAAAGTGCTTTAAACCTATTTTcatccaaaaatcaataaaagaaaaggatTGGGATCAAATCCCGTACAGAGGTAGTGTAAGGGAAAAGAGAATAAGAATAGCATCTCTtcagacaataaaataaatttggaaaagacAGGTCCACAAAACAGATCAAAACTGTAACCTATTATTTCAAAGTGGGCTAAAAGATGTTAGGAAAAACAGTGGAAAAGATGAAAGAACGTGGATCGAAGAGggaatgggaagttattgtttaatggctcTAGAGTCTGTTTGGGatggtgaaaaagttctggaaacggTAAATGCTGATAAATGCCACCTATGGGTGTTTGGTTTTAGTTGATCTTCTTCCATGAAAGGGTTTGGAGAGATTCAGAAACTATGCTGCTGCCTCCATCTTTCTGAGGTCCTGCTCAATCTTTagacataattattttgaatttggatagtggtgatggtcacacagcattgtgaatatatttaatgtcactgaattgtatacttgaaaatggTTGAAatactaaattttgttttatatatattttaccataatgaaaaaaaagtgaacGAACAGCATAAACCAGAATTAGGTAAGATGTTAGAACTCAGGACAGAattcaaaataaaggaaaaaaattcagaaatgaggactaaatttaaaataatacaagagtggggacttccctggttgtccagtggttaagaatctgccttccaatgcaggggatgcaggttcgatccctggttgaggaactgagatcccccatgccgcagacaaactaagcccgcacactgcaactactgagcccacgtgctgtggagcccacgcgccacaactagagagcccacgagctgcaaggAAGAGCCCACGCACTGtaacgaagagcccacatgctgtgaCTAATACCCGACACCtccaaaagtaaataatttaaataaaatcatatgagTGAATGAACATAATACCTTAAGAGaaacaaacaggaaaaggaaaaattatttttgaagataaaaagaattttagagaaatggaaaacataaaagaTAGGCAAAAAGAGTCAGGACAGCTCTGAAAAGagtaatataaatatgtataagaatCTAttatagggctttcctggtggcgcagtggttgagagtctgcctgctgatgcaggggacatgggttcatgccccggtacgggaagatcccacatgccgtggagcggctgggcccgtgagccatggccactgagcctgcgcgtccggagcctatgctacacaacgggagaggtcacaacagtgagaggcccgcataccgcaaaaaaaaaaaaaaaaaaaagaatctattatACCATAAAAGTGACATTTCAAATCAGTGGGACAGGTTAGTCAATAAATTGTGATACATACATGTTGAGGTATAAATTGTTCTCTGGAAGGATCCACAGCATGGCAAAAGCAGATGTCTCTGAGGAGGGAAATGTGTGGCTGGGGAACGTGGGGAAAAGGTTGACTTTTCATTGAATACCCTTGTGTACCTTTTCTAATGTTCTGTCATGTGAATTTATTACCTCTGAAGTTCGCCTGAGTTCAAACCCCAGTTCCCCAAATTACTAGCTCTTGATCTTGGGCAAACTCTTCACACTCTCCAGGCctctttatctgtgaaataaggTCAGTAACTTAGCCTGGtgctgcctggcacagaataaacTGTCAATAAATGGAGATTATTAGTGTAAAAaaaccaaatgcccatcaatggatgaatggattttttaaatgtggtgtatatgtgaaatattatacagtcataaaaaggaatgaagtactgacacattcTACGACATGGAcgaacttgaaaacattatgctaagtgaaagaagccacacacgGTGGTcacatttgtattatttcatgaaatgtccagaaaaggcaaaactatagtgacagaaaggaaATTAATGGTTGCAGGGACTGAAGGAGGAGGGGATGAAGAGGGCCTGCTGATGGTTACGCGGGGTTCTTtgtggggtgatgaaaacgtGATGGGTTAGATGACGGTGATGGTTGCATAGGCTTGTGAATGTACGAAATGACACTGAATTTGCAGTTTCAGAAGGTGAATGTTATGGCATGTGAATAACAtctcaaaaaattaattttgaaaatgaaaattgccAGTTTTCCCATGGTCACTATCCAGTATCCActgtctccatctctcccttctccccactaTATTCCTTTTGACGCCCACCCCTGCCACTCTCTCCCATCCTCACTCCCTCGACCTGCCCCACAAGGCCTCCCAGGGAACCCGTGAACCGCTGGGCACCTGGGTCCTGTGGCTGTTGGAGCGACTGCCCAGTGTGCGTGCCTCCACCGCTTTCACCCGTGAGAGTGGACGCTTCCGTCGGATTTTTCTTGTGCGTTTCAGTTGATGGTGATGTTTACAGAAGGCGGCACACACCCTGGTCAATGGAGGAAGCCCCTCAAGATAATATTTAGGCCCGTCCAGAAGTTTGATCTCGTCCACCAGTAACCTCAGGATGCTGTTCTCTGAAAGCCAGGTTGGCCGCCTGCGGGCATTTGTAAATACTGAGGACTTCGGAGGCATTTGGGCCTCCAGTTGAGGCCTTGTACCTCCACATGCGACGGGACCTCAGCCCTTTGCTGCACCTCTCTAAGTGAAGTGGCACAGGAATACTGGCCTTGCCTGTCGTTGCCAGGATTAACTGAATAGTGCATTAGCTGCCCTGGTGCTTAGGTGTTGAGTACAGGGTGATGTACATACCAGGCCCTATTCGTGGGCCTCCTGATGCAGCAGTTCCCTTGGTTCTGCCCCTGTTGTCAGCTACCCCTAGGATAACTCTGAGCCCTAGCCACCTCTCTCGTAGATTTCCCTATCCCCCCACTATAATCACACCTGAATAAGGCAACTCAAACCTTTCAGAGATGTGTCCTGAACCTCCTGTTTTCTTAAATACCTATCTGGTGGTTGTGAGACTTAAGGCCAACTTCCCCAAGAGACCTTTCTCCTAGTAAACCTAGAGTCACCTTCTGTCATTTTCAACTCTACTCAGATTTGGTTCTTTCAACCCTGACCTCTGACCCTGCTTTTTACTTCTGCCCTTTCATCCTCACTCCTGCTTCCTTTCATAAATCCATAAATGTCTTTTGGCCTTCCTAGCCCTGGGCcaagttcctttttctttcctcagttttTACCCCTTTCCTTCATTGTCCCATCCAACTTTCAGTCCTTCTTTTCTCATGCAGACTTTGATTCCaaccccatcaaaaaaaaaaaaaaacaaacacacaccacaGTTAGCAGCATCTCAAAATTCAAAAGTTTTATTACTCACCTATTaattctattacatttatttattcagttttattgtttgaaaatacatcaaaataaatagagaaatttaTACCTATCTTATCTATACATGGAAGAACAGCTGGTCCCCAAGGTGGCACCAACAATCCTAGCAGCTCTTACTTTAAATATCCGTAGTAGTCagcaatttccatttctttttccctctcaatGAAAAATTGCAGTTTCCCCAAAGAGGTGTATTTGGCAGCATTCTCACCTTGTTGTTGGGCCCGCCTCTTCATGACCTCCCGCTCTGGCCTCTGCTCTTTTTCGATGGGCTTTGACATTACTGCCTCAGGAACATTGCATTCCCTCCATGGAACTGGTTGCTTGCTGAAGTCTTGGAGTAGAAATGGGGTTTGGAGCTTGGCTGGGGACTGGCGCTTAGTCACAGCAGGGGGAACAGGCTCCCACTGGAGAGAGGTGCAAGATGAAGTTTTTTAGGGTGCAGGCCTAGGAGCAGCAGACTGAGGGACACTAGGCTGGGTACAGTCGGTCCAACCCAgttgggttgggttgggttggtCACAGTTGGCTGAGATGGTTTGGCAGGACCTGGCAAAGAGGCAGGAGCTGGCTAGGATGAACTCACTAAAGCAGGTTGAGCTGAGTTAGTAGAAGCAGGGTGGGCACGGTCAGCAACAGCAGGCCGATGAGAGGCCAGAGACTGTGGCCTCCGAGGAGCAGGTTGAGCTTGAGGCTTGTCCCAGGCAGAAAAAGGCAGATATATCAACTTGACCTTCCCAGGAGGCAGCAGCTCATACTGGGGTGGAGACGGACACTCTCTTTCAGCACTGCTGTCTGGTTTCTGGGCTTCGACTTGAGTTTTCTCAGGACCCTTACCCTCACGTGGGGTATTCCGCCATGGCTGGATAGCTGGGGGTGGCTAGGGGTCTTTAGGTTTGCTTGAATTTCCCAAGACCCAACAGGAGGAGAGCCCAGTTCTCTTATCATTCTTCTTCCCCAGTGCATGAAAAACCTTCACAGACTCCAGCATGCGCATGCCTATGGAGGTTCGAGGCTTTTTAAAGCTCTCTTGGATAAGCTCAGTTTGGTGTTGCTTTCGCTTCGTCTGGGGAATTGTTGGCTTCTCTTCTGCCTTGACTTTGTTCCCTGACTGCTTATTCTCTTcagccttctttcttcctctggtcCTTGTGGTCCTTTCCTGTCCATGGCTCTTCATTTTGCTGATCTTTCTGGATGCAACTTTCTGAGGTTTGCCTTTAGAATCCTTGGCCGTGTTCACAGGAGCCCTGTCACTGACTGCAGCATTGCATAGAACCACTTCTCCCCCTAACAGGCACTCTGGATTCTTTGGCTAGATTTTGGCCTTGGGAGCACCACTGATAGGCTCAGAGGCTTTATGTTTGTTCTTCCTGGGTTGATCAGAGGGAACCTTTATGACACTTGTCTTTTCCTGCACCTGATTCGCCTTAATGGCTCTGGTGTCTTTGGCTTTGATCACGTTGGGACCTTTGGATTGATCAAGatctttcaaagaattaaagagcTGGGGAAGGTGAATATCCTCCGCCAGTGTAGTAATATCTACAAAACCACTGCTAGATTCCATCCCATTTTCAACTGTCCCTCGGTCCTCAAGACTCAGGCTGTTCTTTCCCAGATCAGCATTTTCAGAACCAGCCTTCTCCTCTTGGCTGAGGGGATCCGTGCAGGCCAGGAGCTGGTGAATATCAGGGATATCTAAAGGGAGTAGTGAAGGCTCTTGGTTTTCTCTTGGGATCTGGTAGGCATCCAGAGGCTTTGAAAGCTTGGTTGTAATATCCTCCAAGTGCTTCCTGTCTATTTTTCCCTGGCTTGGAGCTGGAGGCAGGGCCAGGAGACTACTGGCACTCTGGACTGGAGCTGTCCCTGAAATGTCCCCAAGTTCAGGTGGTGGGTTACTCTCAATTATCTGAATATTTCTGCCCCTGCAGGACTTGGGGAGTTCTTGAGTTTGTGTCACACAAAATGTCTGGCTTGGAGGCTGCAATCCCAGGGAATTTttcatcaccagggaagtctccatccCTACAAAGGAATCAAGGTAGAAGTCATTCCCTGGTAAGTGAGATGGTCCCCCTAAACACCAACACAGCAATCACGTACCTTTCAAGGTACGTGATTGCTGTGTTGGTGCTTAGGGGCAAGATGGGCAAGGCATTTCTACTAACTCTTCTTAAGAATCACAGACAGTGCCCTATGCTACGAGATAAGTGGAGACTGTTGTAATTCTTACTGGTGATCATTTCATGTCACTGATTTCttggctttctttgtatttcataggattgttagaagtcaaataaaaaatgagtcttattttttttaaaatgaaatgttttacaaAGCCTAGCATTCTCATATAGAGTCCTTTCAATTCTCCCCACTTTCCTGAAAGGCTAAGAACACTTCACACCATGAACTAGGAGAGGGAGTAGAGCCCTTCCTGATGAAACATATAAACAAAGACAGAGTCTTAGCCTACTTGCTCTGGACAGGATCCCGGACCACAAGGTCTTAAATCCTGGTATAATTTAAGGAAGTGAGGACAGGTAAACTGGCACTATCATAATAAGAGATCTGAAACACCTTCCAAAGAGACTCTAGCAGTAGATCAGGGAAGGGAGTGATACACTGTGGTAGTACAGGGGGAATGATCGGCTACAACAGTGAAAAATGTGGTACCTATTGGTATGCTCTCAGGGTTCTTGTACATGTAGCATAGATGACCTTTAGAgagtccctcccaccttcccacctcaattaggtgttctttttttttaatttatttttatttattttttttgcacttATTTATGTTATGCAtgaatttttttggctgcactgggtcttcattgctgtacacgggctttctctagttgtggctagcgggggctactcttggttgcagtgtgcgggcttctcattgcggtggcttctcttgctgcggagcacgggctctaggcacgtgggcttcagtagttgtggctcacgggctctagaatgcaggctcagtagttgtggcacatgggcttagttgctccacggcatgtgggatcttcccagaccaaggctcgaacccgtgtcccctgcattgtcaggctcagtagttgtggcacatgggcttagttgctccacggcatgtgggatcttcccagaccaaggctcgaacccgtgtcccctgcattgtcaggcggattcttaaccaccgcaccaccagggaagccctaggtgttCTTATATAGAGTCGAAAAACAGAGAGCCCTGAGTGAAGGTAGTGGTTATTAAAGGCTCAGGATCTAAATTCTACCTGTCTGTACACCACTTTCCAGCTGTAGACATGACCCCATTTTTTAATGCTGACCTCATTGTTCAACTTTCTTGCTGTTTGTACTCACCTTGAAAACTTGTTTCTGTGATGGGTTGAGCAGGCACAGGGTAGTAGATTCCAGAGGTGGAAGCTGGTGGTTGGATATTTGTGGGTTGAATCTCCTTTAGTACCATTACCATTTCTGGTTGCACAGAGGCCCTACTTCATGTGTATGACACAGAGCCATAGGATTGCATGCAGGAGCCAAGTTCTCCATACAGTAAAGACCCCAATGTGCCGTAGTTATAGTAATATACCTGGCTTCCTTCCTGGTAGGGAAGTGACAGGCTGTGTCCCTGATTGGGAATTTGAGATGGTGTTCCCTGAGCAAGCCTGGCAGAAAGTGATGGATATAGAGGGGCCATGTTATTGGGGTCTGCAGTTTTATCATACTGGGCTGCCATAAACATGGAGGAAGCAGCTGTGTGCTGGTCAGTGATGGCCAGAGTAAAGTCTCCGAGTGAAGAAGAATTCTTTTCAGTGCTTCCTGTGATGTCCCAGTCAAGAACACCTGGATAGGAAGCAGCTGAAGTGGAGATCTGGCTCTGGTCAGTAACTGCAGATAACATAGTTGTGCTAGACTGTTGGTGAAGGTAGGCACTACCCATGAGTGTCTGGAAAGAGGTAGCCGTAGCTGATGCCGAACTGATGGCAGGAGCAGAGACTCTGGAGAAGTTGCAGACACTTCCTGTTAGGGAAGTTGCATTGCTCACCATAGGAAGAGAGTGCTGCAGAGAATTTAGAGTTCCAAGTACAGGTGGATTTTGGAAATTTTCTGTAAGAACAAGAGGGTAATGAAAAAATCAGGGAGATTGATAAATTCTCACTATGTTT is a genomic window of Lagenorhynchus albirostris chromosome 14, mLagAlb1.1, whole genome shotgun sequence containing:
- the LOC132504370 gene encoding LOW QUALITY PROTEIN: uncharacterized protein C2orf78-like (The sequence of the model RefSeq protein was modified relative to this genomic sequence to represent the inferred CDS: deleted 2 bases in 1 codon; substituted 5 bases at 5 genomic stop codons), which encodes MRHSAAATQTSSGVVSSSLVSAVDAASSSLTMSENFQNPPVLGTLNSLQHSLPMVSNATSLTGSVCNFSRVSAPAISSASATATSFQTLMGSAYLHQQSSTTMLSAVTDQSQISTSAASYPGVLDWDITGSTEKNSSSLGDFTLAITDQHTAASSMFMAAQYDKTADPNNMAPLYPSLSARLAQGTPSQIPNQGHSLSLPYQEGSQVYYYNYGTLGSLLYGELGSCMQSYGSVSYTXSRASVQPEMVMVLKEIQPTNIQPPASTSGIYYPVPAQPITETSFQGMETSLVMKNSLGLQPPSQTFCVTQTQELPKSCRGRNIQIIESNPPPELGDISGTAPVQSASSLLALPPAPSQGKIDRKHLEDITTKLSKPLDAYQIPRENQEPSLLPLDIPDIHQLLACTDPLSQEEKAGSENADLGKNSLSLEDRGTVENGMESSSGFVDITTLAEDIHLPQLFNSLKDLDQSKGPNVIKAKDTRAIKANQVQEKTSVIKVPSDQPRKNKHKASEPISGAPKAKIXPKNPECLLGGEVVLCNAAVSDRAPVNTAKDSKGKPQKVASRKISKMKSHGQERTTRTRGRKKAEENKQSGNKVKAEEKPTIPQTKRKQHQTELIQESFKKPRTSIGMRMLESVKVFHALGKKNDKRTGLSSCWVLGNSSKPKDPXPPPAIQPWRNTPREGKGPEKTQVEAQKPDSSAERECPSPPQYELLPPGKVKLIYLPFSAWDKPQAQPAPRRPQSLASHRPAVADRAHPASTNSAQPALVSSSXPAPASLPGPAKPSQPTVTNPTQPNWVGPTTQPSVPQSAAPRPAPXKTSSCTSLQWEPVPPAVTKRQSPAKLQTPFLLQDFSKQPVPWRECNVPEAVMSKPIEKEQRPEREVMKRRAQQQGENAAKYTSLGKLQFFIEREKEMEIADYYGYLK